TGTAGCCATCGACGAAGCATTGCGCAAAGACGTCGCCCTACTAACAGCCAAAGTAGCTGCTTTAGAAAGCAAATTAGAAATGCTGTCAATGAAGTACGACCTATTAAAGAAAAATCATAAATGAAGAAATTTCTACTTGCAGAAATTGTTATCGCGGCCATTTACGCAGGGGTCTTTTTACCGTGCGGTAACTGGCTAGAATACGTAGGAAATGTGATCGGCACTATGCTTTTGCCGCTTGGCATTGGCTATCTAATAGCCGTATGTCATACGCGCAAGTCGCCCCGCATCCATAAAGTCGCCTTTGTTGTTTTTTGCGTCATTATGTCTATCGTTAGTTTTCAACTTATCTATGAGCGAAATTTACGCCAAGAGCAAGCACAAACATCCAATACAGAAACGACTACAGCCCCTACCGATAAGGCAGATAGTCCTGTAGAAAAAGACAAACAAGACGACCAAAACGAAGAAGCACAGACCCGCGCTATCGTCGCCAAAGCCGTACAAATGGTACAAGAGAGTTTAGCCGTCAAGCAGGATAATACAAACAAGAAAAGTAAATTCTTTACTGATATATCATTTAAGACAAAAATAAAAATAGAAAAATGTTTGGAAGAAAATATATATTCCAGTGAATGTTTGGATGCTTGCTCGGGTTTAGATAGAAATAGTGCAGCGTGTATAGAATATGATAAGAAATTTTGGGCGCGGGAATATGAAATACATAAGGATTATTACGACAATTTGGAAAAATGGAGAAGTGAAGAAATAGCCCGTGAAAAATTTTATACAGTTTTAATTTGGTTAGGCGGTTGTTTGTTTTTTATCTTTATCCTTTATATATTATTCCGTCTTGTCAAAAACAAAATTTCTTTGCGCATTAAACGCCGCGCAGGCAAACACACATTAGACGATGTTTTTGCCGCCGAAAAAAAGGATTAGTTATGTCTGCAAAAAGAATATCTTGTGTAGGGCGCATTGGCCGGAATGGCAAGCGCTATCGCAAGCAAATAAACGGTCGTGTTTATGACAAATGGATAGCTGGTAATGCGGACCAGCGGGAGCGTGCGTACAAAGAATGGGTGGCCGAATTAGAAAAGAAACACGCGCGTAGTGCAGTAGATAACTCTATCACTTTTTTAGATTTTAGAGAAAAATTTGTTACTTATATCCGAACCCTTAAAGATAAAAATACAGGAGAGTTACGGTATAGTCCGCGCACGGTGGAAGAATACCGCTACCACCTAGCGGAGTTTGAACGTGTAATGAAGATACGCTATGCCGGAAATGTAGATTATGCAATGTTGGCAGAGTTTAGGCGTAAATCTCGTGATGCGGCCGATAAGGCAAAGCAAAATTATTATGGTGTAAATAAGAAAATGGGTAGTGTTACACGTGCCCTAAAGTGGGGAATGGCCGAGGGCCTTATAAATGTTTTTAACACAGCCCCGTTGGAAACAAAACTTGACACGGGTAAAGTTATTGTAAAAACGCTTACTAACTCGGCAGTATCTCTTTTAGTCAAATATAGTTCTGCAAAATGGAGCACAGCTGTCAAAATAGGATATTATGCTGGGTTGCGCCCCGAAGAAATGCTTAATCTGTTGGTATCAAAAATTGATTTCAAAACAGGTATTACAAAAATATGGGAGCACGCGGCCGATCAACGCCGTGGTATTGTGGCTTGGGCTCCCAAAAGAGATAAGCGCCGTTTAGTACTCTTGCCGCCCGATGTGCTAAAAGATATTAAACAACTGCACCCGAAAGAATATGTACTAACTAACAAACACGGCGAGCGGTACGATTTGGATAACTTTGGCAAGGCGTGGAACAAAAATCTTAAACACGTCAACCGTTGCATTTTGCGTAACGAGCCGGACACACCACCTATTCGTTGCACATATAAAATCCTGCGCAAATCAAACATCACGGCTCTTATGGATATGGGGCTAGAAGAACAAGATGCTTCTTTAAGTTTAGGGCACGCAAACAAAAAAACTAGCGAGAAACATTACATCAATGCAGATACTTTATTGCGCCAGCAAGAACACGCGCAGTTAGTGCAGATCCAAAAAATTAAGAAATATATTTTGTCTTTGCCCAAAACGATACGATAACTGTACCCAGTTTTTGTACCCAGTTTGAAACCTTGTTTTTCCCTGTTTTAGTTTGGTAATGTTTGGTAATGTTTGGCGCGTTTTCCGACGATAAAACACAAAAAGAAAACCCCTTACGATATAAAAAGGGGTTTTCGTCAAAGCACGGAAGGGGAGGGATTCGAACCCTCGATACAGTTTCCCGTATATCAGTTTTCAAGACTGACGCCTTAAACCACTCGGCCACCCTTCCATACGACGATAAGTTATATCTTATTGTAGCAAACTATGAGTGAAGTGTCCAAAAAGTGTCCATTTTTTCCAAAAATGCCACTTTATCCTATCTGGTTTTGTTTGTTTTAGTACCCAGTAAAAAATCAGACAAGTGGATAATTTGTACCCCGTTCACATTTCCTACAGCCAAATTGTCTAATGTAACCACATATTTAGGGTAATTATCTTTAATGGCAAGCAAATTATCCGTTTCACGGGTAGAATTTGGCGGCAGATTAACACAGACCTGCACATATATTTTTTCATCTTGTTTTTGGGCGATAAAATCAATTTCTTTATTTTGATTTTTACCAATAAACACATCATAACCCCTACGGCGAAGTTCTAGGTAGACTATATTTTCAATAACGGCAGGTAACATCGTGGCATTGTAACCCATCAACCCATATTTTAAGGATACATCCCCCAAATAATACTTTTCTTGGGTTTTTAGGATGGATTTGCCTATTACGTCATAGCGTTGGCATTTATGAATAATGAAGGCCTGCTCCAACCATTTTAGGTAGTTATAAATGCTCTCTACCGATATGGTCCGATGTTCGCTGCGTAAGAATTTAGCAATAGAATTAGCAGAGAATGTTTTACCCATATTATCCAAAATGAATTTTACCACAAGGTCAAATAAATCCTGTTTGTTGATACGGTGTCTGCGGATAATATCATTTGTAACAATAGCTTTATAAATATCTTGTACGATTTGATAAGCAGACTGCGTATCTAGTTTATTAGCGGCAATAAGGGGGAAACCGCCCATTTTGATGTAGTTTTCAAGTAGTTGTTGGGCAGTTAGTTCAGAAGGGCGCATAAAAGCAAGGTATTCTTCAAAAGATAATGTATAGACAGGAATAGACACATAACGGCCTGATAAATAGGTGGCTATTTCACTAGACATTAGTTTAGAGTTAGACCCGGTGACGTAAATATCTATGTTGCCTTGCTCCATTAACTGATTTACTACCTTCTCCCACCCATCAATTTCCTGCAGTTCATCTAAAAATAGGTAATATTTATCATTGTTAGTAATATCTTTCTTTACATCAGCCAACATTTCATTAGCAGTTAGGCCGCTTAATTCTACATTGGTATAGTTGCGGACAATAATCTGTTCCTTCTTGATACCACGCTTGAGAAGTTCATTTTGTATCATTTGAAAGATAGTGGATTTGCCGCTTCGACGTATTCCTGTCAGTATTTTAATAATGGGGACATCTATAAATTTGCTTATTTTTTCAATATAATCGGGTCTGTTTATCATAAATAGTACCTCTCAATGTATTTATAGTATATAGAAAAACTTGTAAAAAGTCAATAGTTTTTACAGTATAACATTAAAAACTATATAAATTTACATAGTTTTTATATATTTTTAGTAATAAATTAATGAAATCATATAAAACTTTAACGGTAGTTTAAACTTTTATTAAAAACGTAAGAAGTTTAAAAAGTAGTTAAAACTATTTGCTAACCTACACATAGTTTGATAGTTTTATGTGTAGATTAGCATAAGAGGTTCTATTCTATTGCAGTTGTGGAATTAAATCATCTACTACTTCAATTGATTTGCGTAAATAAGTAGGACTTAAATGCGCGTAGCGTTGGGTCAATTTTAAGTCGCTATGGCCCAATATACGCTGTAAGTCCGTAACACTTCCGCCGTTCATCATAAAATGGCTTGCAAATGTATGGCGGCACGAGTGAAAACAAATGCCTGTGATACCCGCCTGTTTGAGGGCGTGGTTAAAGTCAAATTCTATCTGTTTTGTGGATAGATTAAATACTTTTCCGCTCTTTTGTGGATTTAAACTAAGCAGAATCTGTTTCAGCGTTGGCGCAATGGGTACTTCTCGTTTATAACCAGATTTTGATTCATAAATGTGGATGATGTTGTTTTCCAAATCAACATCTTCCCAATCTACACGCAGAATTTCTCCTCGCCGCATACCTGTATAGATAGCAAAAGCAAATAGGGCTTTAGAACGTTCAGCTATACACAACAACATATCTTTGATTTGTGCTTTACTCAAGAAATTGTTTCGTGGTGGGTTCTCCTTCTGTTTCGCTACACCAATACAAGGATTTTCACCTTTATATATTTTCAACATAATTACTTTATTAATAATTGCATTAAGTGTAGTAAGATGTCTATTGGCAGTCGGAGCACTTGTTTGAGCTGACTTCTCATTATAGAACCGTTGCACATCTTCTGTGGTGATTTGAGAAAGGAGTTTGTCTCCGAAGTGCTTTTTTAATAGATTGATCGTACTTTTCAATTTGGGGCCACTTTTCTTATGGGATAAATGGATATCCCAGTATTTATCGGCCACTTGTGCAAAGCTCAATTCTTGCTTTTTCAAATCGGGAAAAAATGTGCCTTCGGCGATATCGCTTTTAATTTTAGCCAATATATTCTTTGCCAGCGTTTTTCCGCCGACAATGGTTTGACGGTGGCGCCTGTGCTGAGCATCGCGGTAATCAATGGTTACTGTTCCGTTTCCATTATCTTTAATTGACATAAGTTACCTCCAACAAGCTTGCATTTTGTAAGAGGTCTTTTAAGTTATAACTTTGCTTCTTACACATTTCAATAGTTTTATCCACTTCTAATCGGTCATAGCGCACTGAGCTTCCTACTTTAACACACCATTTAGCGGGGATTTTACCTATGCATTGCCAGGTACGAATGGTTCCTTCTGTACTGCCGATGTAATCGGCTAATTCTTTACTGTTTATCAAACGAGTTTCTTGTGTCATAATCGTATCCATTTATTAAATTTATATAGTTCTAACCGAAACCATATATAAATATAAATGAATTCTTCTTAAGGTCCTTTATTTTGCCTAATATTTAATTTGCATCTCCATGGTAGCATCTTTTTGTCTGTTTTTCACGGTTTCGAGTGCTGTTCTTCATGGTTTTGGAAGAAAAATAGTGATCTTCCTCTATATATGATACTAAGAAACTTTTCAAAATCTTGATTTAGTCACTTTTACTTCAATCATTTAAATCATAAAGAATGCTTTTTGATATACACCAATGAATTTTGATCTTTTCATTTAAATCTTTATAGGAACAATGAAAATTGCTCCTAAATGAAAATAACAGGAGAAAAAATATGGATAGACAACGACTATATATCCCATTGAAAAAAATTGAAGTGAAGGAAAGATATCCTTTGGAATTTAAACCTTGGAAGAAAGAATTTTCGAATGAATATTTTCCTGAAGTATCCGTAAAAAATGATACCCATTATGGGCTTGAGTTATTAATTCAATATTCTCATTCTAAAATTTTATATGGAAATAATCTATTGGAAGCTTCTCCAGGGCTATTGAGAGAATGTACTGAACAGTTATGTGAAAAACTTGAAAAAATGGGCATAAAAGCGCCGTTTGAAGTTTTATGGGAGCATAGTACGATGAGTGCTTTGGAAATAGGAAAGAATATAAATTTGGATTCTTTACCTGCTTGGGTAGTAGTGGATTATTTGAAAAAGTTTCCAGCTCCGTGTGGCTATATGGACCCCGCTGAAGATTATTATCATTCACAAACAAGAAACAATCAATGCCGTTTTTATAGTCGAAGTCATGAAGTGACATTCTATAATAAAACTCAAGAATTACAGGATAAACTCCAACAGAATATGGAGGGTTTCTTTTTTTGTAGGCCGAATATTTTACGTTTTGAGGTGCGGTTAAATAAATCGGCCTTAAAAACTTTATTTGGAAAAACGGCCATTAGTTTAAGTGATTTGGCAGCCAAAAAAGATTGTTATGAAGAGGTTGTTGAAAAGTACTGGAACCCTTTTGTAAAAGCAAGTAAACACAATCCTATTTATCTTTCTCCCCAGGCACAGTTGGCTCAAGTTAAATCTCATCTAAAGCCACAATCATATATAAATCTATTGGCTTTCAAAGAAATGGAATATCGTGAAGGTTTTTGCTATACAAAATGTTTTTTTGAGCGAGAGATTGGCAAACAAGAGACCCATAATATCATTGCTTGTTATAAACGATATCCTATTCTTAATATCGTAGATAATAAGTATGATATTATAGACAAATTAGATTATGCTATATCGCACCCGCGGTGGTGGCTGAAAATGGAAGATATTTTTAAACCCAATGAAAGACCGTTTGAATTTTCTCAGTGTTTAGTAGAAGATTGGTGGACTACGGCAGATTCGTCAGAATACCTCGGTATTTGCGAACGTGCTGTTCAAAATAAATGCCGCTCGGGAGAAATCCCCAGTTTCTTTGTTGGAGGAAAATATCGTCTAAAAAAAGCGGATGTAATGAACTATCAATACCAACAAAAATTAATAAAAAAGACCCCCAACACCCTATAGTACTACAATCAATCAATAATATACCCAATCCAATAACTTTAAACCTTATAAAACTATAAAAATTTAAGCCTTATTACTAAAAACTATCAAATAAAGTTAAATTAAATTTCTCAATAAGCTAATCTATCCATAGGTTGGCTTATGTTTTTATATTGTAATGCTATCAAAATCCCACCATATAACGGGTGGGATAGTGATTAGAAATACTGATTTATTACATTATTTGAGAGAATTTCTATTAGATATTGCCTCTTCAATTAAAGATTCAAGATGACTTTCTATATTAGCATCTATCCATCTTCTGATAGCATCATTACTGTCTCTTTTCTTTACTAAATTTCACATTTTTACTCCTAATCATTTGCTATTTGTATAATGTAAAAATATAATATCAATATATTATTATTTTTGGATATAAAATAAGATAAATTTTCATTTTTACATACTATTTGCTAAAATATCAATATCTTATTTGAGGAGTTTATAGTACAGCCCAAACAATGGCGTAACTTACAATTTAATCTGTTTTTGGAATCCTATAGAGAATAGGATTGCACCTTGGTGATAAACCAAAGTTCAATGAGAGTCCAAAAATAGCTGGTTTAGGCAGAACGTAGAAGGAAGTCATGAGCCTTCTATGCTCTGCCAAGTGTATCTATTAGAGCATTAATAGATACCACGGCTGTTTAGGATCTAAGGCACTCTCATTGACTTAGTACTAGGCGGCCGTTTTTTTATATCTCGTTTTTATTCTTCTCTATAGGATATAGTATTTAGTCAGTAGTTTTGATTTATACCTAGGAGGAGAATATGACTGTTAATGCTATATTATTCGATTTAGATGTATTCATAGATACAAAAAGATGTTATTATGAAGTGCTAAACACAGCCTTAACAAAGAAAGGATTTGCTCCTCTGTCTTATTCAGGATATTTAACGCAATTTAATTGTTTACCTACCGACTTAATACTTAGAATTCATATCCCAAATCAAACTCAAGAAACATATGTTGAAATCGAAAAATTAATGCAGTATTTCTATCGTTACATAGATCCGCAACTTTGTGTAGTAAATCCTTGTTTTCTCAAAACATTAAGAGCGCTCAAACGGAAGGGGTATCATTTAGCTGTATATACCCCATTGGATGAAGTTATTGCTTCCGAAATACTAAATAAAAGTAATTTGCTCTCCTTATTTGACAACTCATTTTTTAATCAGAAGGTTCAAGCAGACTATTCTCTTTCGAGCTTGTACCTCAATATATTTAAAAAAATGGGGGTTTCAGCAGACCAAGTGTTAATTTGTACGGCTCCACAAAGAAATAAATCTGTTATTGAATCACTAAAAACTCATCTGTTCTTGACTAATGGAAATAATTTTAGTGTGGAATCAATAATGCAAGTTATAGAACACGCTGATAAACACAGAAACTATTTATTTCCTCACAGTAAAAGAAAATTTCGTTTCAAAGAATATATTTCTTAGCGGAGCATAATATGAAATGCAATGTGATTATTCCTATGGCAGGAGCAGGAAGTCGATTTAGGGCATCAGGATATGCCTTGCCAAAGCCATTTATTGAGTTTGAAGGAAAAATGATGATTGAGCATGTATTAGCATCTTTTTCTGCAATTCAATCACATATTATTTTAGTGCTTCAGGAAAAATTTTTAGAAGAACAAAAAGAGCAACTTGCAAAAATACAACAGCATTACCCAATTGATTTTGTAACTGTGCCAAAATTAACAATGGGCGCCGCCATTACTGCATTGGCTGCACATAAAAAAATAGACCCTAATTTTGACTTATTATTTGCTGATTCTGATAATATATTCTCTCCTAAGGATGTTAAAGATTTTTTAATTAATGTCCGAGAAAGAGACCTAGCAGGAGCAATGCTTACTTTCTTTTCGAATAAACCTTGTTTTTCCTATGCCAAAACAAATGAGGAAGGATATTTAATTGAGACGAAAGAAAAAGAAGTTATTTCTTGCCATGCTATTGCAGGTATGTATTATTTTAAGGCATTAGAAGTATTTAAAGATGCAGTGATAGATATGATTGTAGAGGCGGATTTATCGAAGGGAGAATTTTACATGTCAAATGTGTTTAATCATTTGAAAAAATTTACTTCTCAAATTGGACTCTATGATATAGAACATTTTGATTGTGTCGGCACACCAGAGCAGTTAAATGAGTATTTAAAGAGGAATCATCATGCAAGAATTCAATAATATTGTTCTATTTGGTGGTAAGACAAAAAACGAGAATATGCCTATGGGGTTTTATTCTTCTCTGTCACTCTTACCTTTAAGAGGAAAGTCTATAATTTGGTGGCAGTTAGAAAATTTGAAAAGTTATGGAATAGATCAAGTAATTTTAGCCATCACCAAGGATAATATTAAGCTAGCAGATTATGTAAAAAATGTCTTAGCTGCTCATTTCCAAATACAGCTAGTACAAGTAGGAAGTAATAAAAATATTTTATCATCACTCAAATATGCCTTGCGTAAGGCTGATATGAATCTGCCAACTCGGGTTATTCTGGGAGATTGTTTTATTCCTGAAAGTATTAATGATGAAACAGATGTATTGTTTACATCAAATAAAATTGTTTCTTCTAAAAATTGGTGCCTTGTAGATAAGAATTCAAAGGGGTATTTAAAATTTATTGATAAGGAATTAAATATTCCGTTACAGAATAAAGAAGCTTTGGTAGGATATTTTTCATTTTCAGATACTAAGTTCTTGTTACATTGTTGTACCAAAGCCCGTATTATGCTTAAAAAAGAAATTTCTACCGCTTTGGAAATGTACCAGCAAAAGTATCCTATTACTACTAAAAAAATAGAAGATTGGTATGATTTGAGACATACTTCGGGTCTTATTAAATTAAAGAATACTTTGTTTAGTGTTCGAGATTTTAATTCTATTACGGTAGATACGTCGTTAGGCACGCTTACTAAATCCAGCACCAAAATACAAAAGCTTGAAGATGAAGCCTATTGGTTTAATCACTTACCAAATGAGCTAAAAATTTTAACTCCACGTTTTATTAGCTTTACAAAAGGAAATCATAAGGCTGAGTTAACCCAGGAATTGTATGGTTATCCATCTTTGCAAGAATTGTACTTGTCGGGAGAAGTGAATATAGAAGATTTTAGTTATATTTTGGAAAAATTATTTGCATTGCACAAAAGATTTGAGAAATATACTAGTAAAGAAAATGAATCAGCTTTACGATGGCTATATGTAGATAAGACTGCGGAAAGAATAGAGGAATTAAAACGGCAAAAAGTATATTGGCAACAATTATTCCGAGAAGATATTTTGACAATTAATGCTACCTCTTACCACGGAATTCATTATTTAAAAGAAGAAATCATCAAATATGCCACAAGAATAAGCAAAAATATACCGCAAACCATTATTCATGGAGATTACTGTTTTTCCAATATATTATTTGATTCGTCCAATTATACATTTCGGTTAATAGACCCACGTGGCAGATTGGATGCTGAAGCTACTATTTATGGGGATCCTCGCTATGATATTGCTAAATTGAGGCACAGTGTATGTGGATTGTATGATTTTATTGTGCAGGGGTTATTTAAAATTAGTGAAAAACAGAAAAACTTTGAATATAAAATTTTTGCCATGCCAGAATATGCAGTACTAGAAAATATCTTTGATAGATTGGCTGTTCAGAATGGATATAATCCCCAAGATATTAAGTTTATAGAGGGACTTTTGTTTTTGTCAATGATCCCTCTTCACAAGGACAATTTTAATAGACAGAAAATGTTTTATATACGAGCAGTAGAATTACTAAATGATGTGTTAAGTCAGGCAAAAGAGGAAATTAATTATGGAAAAAAAGACCTTAAGAATATGCATTGATTTAGATGGAACTATTTGCACAATTAAAAAGCCAAATGAGAGTTATGCAGATGTCAAAGTACAACCTGGAGCAAAAGAATTCATAGATGCTTTAAAAGCTGACGGACACACGATTATTATCAATACTGCACGCAATATGAAAACACAGGGACATAATGTAGGAAAAGTAATGAAAAATATTGGCAAAATCACCCTAGACTGGTTGGATGAACACGAAATACAATACGACGAGATTTTCTTTGGTAAACCCAACGCTGATATTACTATAGACGATAGAGTGGTACGCTTTACTGATTGGAAGAATATACAGATTGAAGATCTTGTTAAAATCGCGAAGGAGAGATAGATCATTATGAAATATGCGATTGTTACCCCGACGTATGCTCCACATTTTAAATTTGTAGATAAATATTTAAAAAGTTATAACCGTTATGTACAAGATAAAGAGCAGATAGAAATCATATTTACAATTTCTAAAGATGAGAAGGAATCTTTTTCTAAAATATTAGAAAAGTATTCAAATCTTAATATTAAAATTATTCTCTTCGAAGATTTGCTTGCTAAATATAATATTGTTTATACGCCACAAGAATTGCTGGAAAGATATAAAAAATATTCATTTCAAACATTAAAGAAATTTTATACTATGCTAGACTCAGATGCTGATTATTTCTTAGTCTTAGATTCTGAATCTATGTGGATTAGACCGACCGTAATGACAGAGTTATTTGAAAATTATTATAAACATCCTTTTTTAATATATTCATCAATAAGGAAGCGCCCTTGTGTTGATCCTTTTACTCAGAATGTTATTCAAAATGTTAATTATCTATTGAATAAAAAATGTGATAAATGGTTTTTAGAGAATTTTATATGGTTTTATGACAAAATACATTTAAAACGACTCTTTAGCGAGTTTGGGTCTCCAATTCAACTAGTAAAGAAAATATATGATTTACAGCATGAAAGTAGTATTGAAGCAGGGGTTTTTGAGATAGTATTGTATCAAACATATTTATACCACAATAGCAGTGCTTATAAATATCGTGTAATTGATGCTGACAAGCTTCTTGCAGAACATCTAAATAAAACAGAATTAGAGTTTTATAGGAAACGACATGATTTATATTTTCAAGGAAATTGCGGTCTTCTAGAGCGTATTATGAGTTTATTATCTAAATCTAATTACCAAAAATTAGCTAAACTATGTAAAAGTCAGAGTTTTAGTATTATTCGATGTGAAACACATCATCTGGAAGATTATTTATTACAAAAAGCATTTTTAGATATTCTACAACCTAATATTTTAGCGGCATCGCAAGATCACGCATTTGGGGTAAGTAACTCCTATTCGATTTTACTTAAAAAAACTAAATATTATCTGAAATTGCAGAAACATGTTAAGCGATTCGGTGAATTTCTGAATAATTTTTTTGAGCCAATTGCTATTGTATATTATGCAATTAGAGTATTGTTGTATATCCCCAAATTCTATAAACGGTACAAATAATGACTCTATATAAAGATATCTCTGTGGTGGTGCAAGGAACTGTAGATCCTACCCAGACGCCTACGTGTTTGGCCTCTGTCCGCAGATGTTTGCCTGGTTCTACCCTTATCTTGTCTACATGGCAAGGGAGTAATGTGGATGGGTTGGAATATGATGAATTGGTCCTAAGCAAAGATCCAGGAGGAATTAAGAGCAAAGATTTAGAAGAAAAGACTTTTTATAACAATACAAATCGTATGATCTTGGGTGTTCAAGAAGGGCTGAAAAAAGTACGTACCCCTTATACACTCAAACTTCGTAGCGATATTATTTTACATGATGCAGATTTTCTAAATTATTGGGATAAATTCTCTGTACGAGATTCACAATACAGCTTATTCCAACACAGAGTTCTTAATTACTATTTATTTACCCCTCAATTTGGCAATTATTATGGGAGGAAATTTCCAAGTTTATTTCATCCGTCTGATTGGATGTTTTTTGGGTTAACGGAAGATATTCAATTTTTATATTCCATACCCTTACAACCAGATCCAGAATATTCGCTGTGGTGGACTATACATCAAAAACCACCTCATCAAGTTAATTGTTGGCCCGCTAGCCAATGGCGTTATTCTCCAGAGCAATATTTATTCTATTCTGCAGTTAAAAAGCGATTTCCTACTATTTCATTTGAGCATTATCTAGATGTTACGCGTAAAAAAGAGGATTTCTCACGTCGAATGATGATAAATAATTTTGTAATTTTAGATTACAGACAATGGCATATTTCTATGTCTAAATATCAAGAAGACATGGGAAAAATTCCGTATGGCCAAACCTCTCATGCTCAATGGCAAGAAGATTATAAAAACTATTGTGATCCTTCGTTTTATGTGTCATGGCAGCAGCGACTATTTAAATATTATCACTTAATCAAACCAAAAAAAATTGAGTGGGAAAAAAGGCTAACTCGAAAATTATTTTCGCGTGTATACAAATGGTATATTTATAAAAAATATGCCAAGTATCCTATTAAATTAAAGCAAAAATTAGCTGCTTTTGAGCCATCTGATAATTATTATATATACGTAGAAGATAGGCCCCGATATATGAAGTAATTTAGAGGTTATCTTTTTTTATTTAAACACCTTTTTTACTTGTTCAATAATCTGCTTGCTACGTTTGCAGATCAAGATTTGTTTGCCGTGCAAGGTCCAGCGTGTCTTGCTCCGTGGGTAAACCTTGGCCTAGAACAGTCGTGATGTGCTGCGCATTAAACCTTTCGGAAGGGAAAAATCTTAAAACAAATAAAATAATTAAAGAAAATAAAGAAATTATAGGTTTATAAAAAATATTTTTTAGCTATGGCGTCTTCGGAAAGAACTAGAAAATATCCGATAAATTGTTAAAAAAATAAACATAAAAATAAGAAATTTTTGAGTTTTTTACCTCATTTCTTCATTTTTCTCGTCGGTAAAGGTTCTAAAATAAGGTGTCCAAAAAGTGTCCATTTTGGGTTAAAAATCATTAAATTTTGTTAAAGATGATTAAAAAAGCCTTCCGTTTAGTGAAAAGGCTTTTTATCGTTTTTTTCGTCGTGCATTAGTCAAATCAATTCGGAAAGCGAGGAACTCGGATCC
This genomic stretch from Elusimicrobiaceae bacterium harbors:
- a CDS encoding HAD hydrolase family protein; this encodes MEKKTLRICIDLDGTICTIKKPNESYADVKVQPGAKEFIDALKADGHTIIINTARNMKTQGHNVGKVMKNIGKITLDWLDEHEIQYDEIFFGKPNADITIDDRVVRFTDWKNIQIEDLVKIAKER
- a CDS encoding NTP transferase domain-containing protein, with translation MKCNVIIPMAGAGSRFRASGYALPKPFIEFEGKMMIEHVLASFSAIQSHIILVLQEKFLEEQKEQLAKIQQHYPIDFVTVPKLTMGAAITALAAHKKIDPNFDLLFADSDNIFSPKDVKDFLINVRERDLAGAMLTFFSNKPCFSYAKTNEEGYLIETKEKEVISCHAIAGMYYFKALEVFKDAVIDMIVEADLSKGEFYMSNVFNHLKKFTSQIGLYDIEHFDCVGTPEQLNEYLKRNHHARIQ